In Rhizobium gallicum bv. gallicum R602sp, the following proteins share a genomic window:
- the iolE gene encoding myo-inosose-2 dehydratase has translation MTKEKLAALPDGVRLAVSPLSWTNEVLKDLGADIAVETCLDDAAHAGYQGVELGRKLPRSREALAPLLESRGLALASGWHSGELAERGVEAEMAAVAAHAELLRAMGSTVLVYGEVAMMAPGAPLDAPMSARCVMPKEVIATYAARLTDFSARLAGEYGLALAYHHHLMMVAETFDEVSALFDKAGSAAGLLLDTGHAAAGGFDYTRLIERFGDRIVHIHLKDVRGPVIAEVRAGDLSFNAGVRRGMFTVPGDGIVDFAPLAAFVRQSRYQGWLVVEAEQDPALAPPLPAVTAAFHHVLDTFAA, from the coding sequence ATGACGAAAGAGAAATTGGCGGCGCTGCCGGACGGGGTACGCCTTGCTGTAAGCCCGCTTTCCTGGACCAATGAGGTGCTTAAGGATCTCGGCGCTGATATAGCGGTCGAGACCTGCCTGGACGATGCCGCCCATGCCGGCTACCAAGGCGTCGAGCTAGGGCGTAAGCTGCCGCGCAGCCGCGAGGCGCTGGCGCCGCTCCTGGAAAGCCGTGGCCTTGCGCTCGCCTCAGGCTGGCATTCCGGAGAGCTCGCCGAGCGCGGAGTCGAGGCGGAGATGGCCGCGGTTGCCGCTCACGCCGAACTCCTGCGCGCCATGGGGTCAACGGTGCTGGTCTATGGCGAGGTGGCGATGATGGCGCCCGGTGCGCCGCTTGATGCGCCGATGTCGGCACGGTGCGTGATGCCGAAGGAGGTTATCGCCACCTACGCGGCCAGGCTTACCGACTTCAGCGCAAGGCTGGCCGGAGAATACGGGCTGGCGCTGGCCTATCACCATCACCTCATGATGGTGGCGGAAACATTTGACGAGGTCTCTGCCCTGTTCGACAAGGCGGGATCGGCCGCCGGACTGCTGCTCGACACCGGCCATGCCGCCGCAGGCGGCTTCGACTACACCCGGCTGATCGAGCGCTTCGGCGACCGCATCGTCCATATTCACCTGAAGGACGTGCGCGGGCCGGTCATCGCCGAGGTCCGTGCCGGCGACCTCAGCTTCAATGCCGGCGTGCGCAGGGGCATGTTCACCGTGCCCGGCGACGGAATCGTCGACTTCGCCCCGCTTGCAGCCTTTGTTCGGCAAAGCCGCTATCAGGGCTGGCTGGTGGTCGAGGCGGAGCAGGATCCGGCGCTTGCACCGCCGCTGCCGGCCGTCACCGCGGCATTCCACCACGTCCTCGACACTTTTGCCGCCTGA
- the iolG gene encoding inositol 2-dehydrogenase, with the protein MTDLAVFGAGRIGRVHGLNAASLPSVRVKYLVDPVASEQRAGLAARIGADIVSSDTVFSDASVDGIIIASSTDTHAGLLLQAARAGKAIFCEKPVSLDFVTVEAVTSAVETSGVVCLLAFQRRYDPDFRFVRERIVSGEAGALEHIVMHTRDPAPPSRAYVERSGGMFRDQAIHDFDMARYLLGEDIAIVYAVGNCLIDAEIGAAGDIDTAMVTLTSVSGRFVQMVNCRRAPFGYDQRLEVLCSKEVLYVENRPQRGVTIADADGFRASTPMNYFIERFADAYRNEMAAFVSLIETGGRPLAGIRDGLEAQRIAEAALVSMQSGMPVRIGPDWRP; encoded by the coding sequence ATGACGGATCTCGCTGTCTTCGGCGCGGGTCGTATCGGGCGTGTGCATGGGTTGAACGCGGCCAGCTTGCCTTCGGTGCGAGTAAAGTACCTTGTCGACCCGGTCGCAAGCGAGCAGCGGGCCGGCCTTGCGGCAAGGATCGGGGCGGACATCGTCTCGTCCGATACCGTGTTTTCCGACGCGTCGGTCGACGGCATCATCATTGCCAGCTCGACCGATACGCATGCCGGGCTGCTCCTTCAGGCGGCCCGCGCCGGCAAAGCGATCTTCTGCGAGAAGCCGGTCAGCCTCGATTTCGTAACGGTGGAAGCCGTCACCAGCGCTGTCGAGACCTCCGGCGTTGTCTGCCTTCTGGCATTCCAGCGCCGCTATGATCCCGATTTCCGCTTCGTGCGCGAGCGGATCGTCAGCGGCGAGGCGGGTGCCCTTGAGCACATCGTCATGCATACCCGCGATCCCGCGCCGCCGTCGCGCGCTTATGTCGAGCGCTCCGGCGGCATGTTCCGCGACCAGGCCATCCATGATTTCGACATGGCTCGCTATCTGCTCGGCGAGGACATTGCCATCGTCTACGCCGTCGGCAACTGTCTCATCGATGCCGAGATCGGCGCAGCCGGCGACATCGACACGGCGATGGTGACGCTGACCTCCGTCTCCGGCCGGTTCGTGCAGATGGTCAACTGCCGCCGCGCGCCGTTCGGCTATGATCAACGGCTGGAAGTGCTGTGCTCGAAGGAGGTGCTCTATGTGGAGAACCGGCCGCAGCGTGGAGTGACCATCGCCGATGCCGACGGTTTTCGCGCCTCCACCCCGATGAATTACTTCATCGAGCGCTTCGCCGATGCCTATCGCAATGAGATGGCGGCCTTTGTCTCCCTGATCGAAACAGGAGGCCGGCCGCTTGCCGGCATCCGGGACGGACTGGAGGCGCAACGTATCGCCGAGGCGGCACTTGTCTCCATGCAGAGTGGCATGCCTGTCCGCATCGGGCCGGACTGGCGACCTTAG
- a CDS encoding LacI family DNA-binding transcriptional regulator has protein sequence MGKPTAQDLAAAAGVSLSTVDRVLNNRGGVSEDKERRVLEHARKLKIDRALNQRAARTLRIAVLLQSRANPFHAAVQDSFEAANRDFRQYNLQFQVHHIDPTRPAATVALINALSSRCDALVIVSPQNEDIAAALRAFGRNGKPVITLATDIRDAERYAYVGPDNRKAGRVAGDLMGRLLGGEGGEIVVISGMLSMIGHEEREMGFRAVLRERYPQCKVAEVLESMERGERAGDLVFNALKGNPRIRGIYNASAGARSVVSAMNALGRRNDIIFITHELTDERRQLMREGLIDAIIDQDPVLEVRAAVEALAAHFGRKDDPPVCLTTSIHIHMIENC, from the coding sequence ATGGGAAAACCGACGGCGCAGGATCTGGCTGCTGCGGCAGGGGTATCGCTGTCCACGGTCGACCGAGTTCTCAACAACCGCGGCGGAGTAAGCGAGGATAAGGAACGTCGCGTGCTCGAACATGCGCGCAAGCTTAAGATCGACCGGGCGCTAAATCAGCGAGCCGCACGCACCCTTCGCATCGCCGTGTTGCTTCAGTCACGCGCCAATCCGTTTCACGCTGCGGTGCAGGACAGTTTTGAAGCCGCAAATAGGGATTTCCGCCAGTATAATCTTCAGTTTCAAGTCCACCACATCGATCCAACGCGGCCGGCGGCGACGGTGGCCCTCATAAATGCACTCTCCTCGCGCTGTGATGCACTGGTCATCGTCAGCCCCCAGAACGAGGATATCGCAGCCGCCCTCAGGGCATTCGGCCGGAACGGAAAGCCTGTCATCACTCTGGCGACCGATATTCGTGATGCCGAAAGATACGCTTATGTTGGACCAGACAACAGGAAGGCAGGCCGTGTCGCAGGCGATTTGATGGGGCGCCTGCTTGGCGGCGAAGGGGGTGAGATCGTCGTCATCTCCGGCATGCTCAGCATGATTGGCCACGAGGAGCGCGAGATGGGTTTTCGCGCAGTTTTGCGCGAGCGCTATCCCCAGTGCAAGGTGGCAGAAGTCCTCGAAAGTATGGAGCGTGGGGAAAGGGCAGGTGACCTCGTCTTTAATGCCTTGAAGGGCAACCCTCGCATTCGAGGCATTTACAATGCGTCGGCGGGAGCGCGATCGGTGGTCAGCGCGATGAATGCTCTCGGGAGGAGGAATGACATCATCTTCATCACCCACGAATTGACTGACGAACGCCGCCAATTGATGCGCGAGGGCCTGATTGATGCCATCATCGATCAGGATCCAGTGCTTGAAGTGCGAGCGGCAGTTGAAGCACTGGCTGCCCATTTCGGTCGCAAGGACGACCCGCCTGTTTGCCTTACCACCTCGATCCACATTCACATGATCGAGAATTGTTGA
- a CDS encoding DUF2384 domain-containing protein, translating into MINQAAFEPDALSLALVEGVRIAQKDLEEAGGANDLDQVRTLIQGVSRQAVDKRVNDGSLLAVPRPRNRRAYPTLQFNRDGSIVSGLKEVRQALPTDNAWVILNFLTRPEARLGGRKPIDVLKIADISLVVEAARRYGEQGA; encoded by the coding sequence GTGATCAATCAAGCCGCGTTCGAGCCCGATGCGCTCAGTCTTGCATTGGTCGAGGGTGTGAGGATCGCCCAGAAGGACCTGGAGGAGGCCGGCGGCGCCAATGACCTCGATCAGGTCCGGACCTTGATCCAAGGCGTCTCTCGTCAGGCGGTCGACAAGCGGGTCAATGACGGCAGCCTGCTGGCGGTCCCCCGGCCTCGCAATCGGCGCGCCTATCCGACGCTGCAGTTCAACCGTGATGGTTCGATTGTCTCAGGCCTAAAGGAGGTTCGCCAGGCATTGCCCACTGACAACGCTTGGGTGATCCTGAATTTCCTCACGCGGCCTGAGGCGCGGCTCGGCGGCCGCAAGCCGATCGACGTCTTGAAGATCGCCGATATTTCCCTCGTTGTGGAAGCGGCGCGCCGATATGGCGAGCAAGGTGCGTGA
- a CDS encoding RES domain-containing protein, which translates to MTPLPPNDLQSRHPELMTLPDGTDLHRFYTAAYDPIYFDRSDLGRFNAPDGSYGVLYVAQEIPGAFAETFLRSPVRSLINPAFLVAVPVPLVRLSSGLKYHDAHCFNLARTGSI; encoded by the coding sequence GTGACCCCACTTCCGCCGAACGATCTGCAGTCGCGCCACCCTGAGCTGATGACGCTTCCGGACGGAACCGATCTCCATCGGTTTTATACAGCCGCATATGATCCTATCTATTTCGATCGGTCCGACCTCGGCCGCTTCAATGCGCCAGACGGATCGTACGGTGTGCTCTACGTGGCGCAGGAAATCCCCGGAGCCTTCGCAGAGACATTCCTCCGCTCGCCAGTACGTTCTTTGATCAATCCTGCCTTCCTAGTTGCTGTTCCTGTGCCGCTGGTGAGGCTTTCCAGCGGGCTGAAATACCACGATGCCCACTGCTTCAACCTTGCGCGGACTGGCTCGATTTGA
- a CDS encoding HlyD family secretion protein, whose amino-acid sequence MIWNHRITRILVGISLLALVIVLMLPSLTGFTSLDGTVNGRFAIVNAPIDGELVGTPPKVGARVLAGEPLALIRNARVNRAILTSLQADRMTAVEHVAALKRERDELVRLRDQLGVRMEVFTRTTIADLERQVEILNKRVKVSKAQDNVAQVDFDRRLALEAKGILSTKMVESARAAWEATGGELEISGLTVAQLEQKLEAVRQGVFVLGDGQNDVPYSRQRQDEVIVRINDLNTRIAENETRAAQVQKQLIEEENRVRSLTSASVPSPFDGVVWSSNVVNGSNVILNNELVRILDCSDLFVDILVPEVDYQEIYPGLTAEVRLLGAGDLFKGVVLSVRGSSAVAEKDTLAANQPETTKRNDRIRVGLASSALNTDFANFCQVGRSVQVRLPKPNIRIWNWVEGLWFSIS is encoded by the coding sequence ATGATTTGGAACCACCGCATCACCCGTATTCTGGTCGGCATATCGCTGCTGGCGCTTGTGATCGTTCTTATGCTGCCCAGCCTGACTGGCTTTACAAGCCTCGACGGTACAGTGAATGGGCGATTTGCGATCGTGAACGCCCCTATCGACGGCGAGCTCGTAGGAACGCCCCCAAAAGTCGGTGCGCGCGTGTTGGCAGGAGAGCCGCTCGCCTTGATACGCAATGCCCGCGTGAACCGCGCAATACTGACTTCGCTGCAGGCCGACCGCATGACTGCCGTCGAACATGTTGCGGCGCTAAAGCGGGAACGCGATGAGCTTGTACGGCTTCGTGATCAGTTGGGTGTACGCATGGAAGTCTTCACGCGTACAACCATTGCCGACTTGGAGCGACAAGTCGAGATTCTAAACAAGCGGGTCAAGGTTTCCAAGGCGCAGGACAATGTCGCGCAGGTTGACTTTGACCGGCGGCTGGCGCTCGAGGCGAAGGGTATCCTCTCCACCAAGATGGTCGAGTCCGCCCGAGCCGCCTGGGAAGCGACGGGGGGCGAACTCGAAATCAGTGGCTTGACCGTTGCGCAGCTCGAACAAAAGCTGGAAGCCGTTCGCCAGGGTGTTTTCGTTCTAGGTGACGGCCAGAACGACGTGCCCTACTCCCGCCAGCGCCAGGATGAGGTGATTGTTCGTATCAACGATCTCAACACGCGCATCGCGGAAAACGAAACACGGGCCGCACAGGTGCAAAAGCAGCTGATTGAGGAGGAAAACCGCGTCCGCAGTCTCACTTCGGCATCAGTTCCATCACCTTTCGATGGAGTCGTATGGAGTAGCAACGTCGTCAACGGCTCGAACGTCATCCTCAATAACGAGCTGGTGCGCATCCTCGATTGCAGCGATCTGTTCGTCGATATCCTTGTTCCGGAGGTCGATTACCAAGAGATTTATCCGGGCCTTACTGCAGAGGTGCGCTTGTTAGGCGCAGGCGACCTCTTCAAGGGCGTGGTCCTATCGGTAAGAGGCAGCTCCGCGGTCGCCGAGAAGGATACGCTGGCAGCCAATCAGCCCGAAACAACCAAACGCAACGATCGAATCCGCGTGGGCCTGGCTTCCTCCGCTCTCAATACGGATTTTGCGAACTTTTGCCAGGTGGGGCGTTCTGTTCAGGTGCGCCTGCCCAAACCTAACATCCGCATATGGAACTGGGTGGAAGGCCTGTGGTTCAGTATCTCATAG
- a CDS encoding glycosyltransferase gives MVQYLIALAPTFLVLAFFLLGPFNWSRNHSWTRAITCAVVGAIALRYILWRLFETVLPYPNDGPNFYWVWFLFIVEILAFFEVVLFLVLMSRYVDRSAEADRLARDFFRGDEDELPTVDVFIPTYNEPLDVLERTIIGALALDYPKDKLKVYVLDDQRRDWLKAYCKERGAIHVTRPDNSHAKAGNMNNGLKVSSGDFIAIFDADFVPYRHFLRRTLPFFSDATIGIVQTPQHFFNTDPVQTNLGLENIWPDEQRLFFDEIAPSRDIWDVSFCCGSCSISRRKAIDAIGGFPTESITEDLLTTLSMLNKGYKTRYLNERLSMGLAAENLTGYFVQRERWCQGGIQTLYLHNGPLRGPGLSLFQRIMFLPLSWLVQYLVRFTILIIPIIYLWFGLLPLYFTNAADYISNQVPLLTAYFLLMLWITPTRYLPVVSSAVGAFSTFRMLPTVISSVVRPFGKPFRVTPKGSGNEAIGFDGYSFSWIAALILATAVGLIINIVPETSHVEAQFSPIAACWSGINILVLAIASLICFEKPRRLFNAFKLDEAVHVDGVPGRMVSLALDKAVVAVPTEARFESADVTLSLEGFSPFKTELRMVTQRRRSVARHGDKEAFYLHLHFDLSGAARDKMIVKLYTGRYSQDVRDIDKVAVSINLLLRTFGRTRTL, from the coding sequence GTGGTTCAGTATCTCATAGCACTGGCGCCGACGTTTTTGGTTTTGGCGTTCTTTTTGCTTGGGCCTTTCAACTGGTCGCGTAACCATAGCTGGACGCGCGCGATCACATGCGCTGTCGTTGGCGCCATTGCATTGCGCTATATACTCTGGCGGTTATTCGAGACGGTACTCCCTTATCCCAACGATGGTCCCAACTTCTACTGGGTCTGGTTTCTGTTCATCGTAGAAATTCTCGCGTTCTTTGAAGTCGTCCTCTTCCTGGTCTTGATGAGTCGATACGTGGACCGGAGCGCAGAAGCGGACAGGCTCGCGCGAGACTTCTTTAGAGGTGACGAGGATGAATTGCCCACGGTGGATGTGTTCATTCCTACCTACAACGAGCCGCTCGACGTCCTGGAAAGGACGATTATAGGGGCGCTTGCGCTCGACTATCCAAAAGACAAGCTGAAAGTCTACGTGCTCGACGATCAGCGTCGTGATTGGCTTAAGGCGTACTGCAAGGAGAGGGGAGCAATCCACGTCACACGGCCCGACAACAGCCATGCCAAAGCCGGCAACATGAACAACGGTTTAAAGGTCAGCTCCGGCGACTTCATCGCGATATTCGATGCTGACTTCGTGCCCTATCGTCACTTCCTGCGCCGCACGCTTCCCTTCTTTTCCGATGCAACCATCGGCATCGTTCAAACGCCGCAGCATTTCTTCAATACCGATCCGGTGCAGACAAATCTTGGTCTCGAAAATATCTGGCCGGACGAGCAGCGTTTGTTTTTTGATGAAATTGCACCGAGCCGAGATATCTGGGACGTCAGTTTCTGCTGTGGGTCATGTTCGATCTCGCGACGCAAGGCGATCGATGCGATTGGGGGCTTTCCGACGGAATCCATCACGGAGGATTTGTTGACCACTCTTTCCATGCTCAACAAGGGTTACAAGACCCGTTACCTGAATGAGCGCCTGTCGATGGGATTGGCCGCAGAGAATTTGACTGGCTATTTCGTACAGCGTGAGCGCTGGTGCCAGGGGGGAATTCAAACACTCTATCTTCACAACGGCCCACTACGCGGTCCTGGCCTCTCGCTCTTTCAACGCATCATGTTCCTTCCGCTATCGTGGTTGGTCCAGTATCTGGTGCGCTTTACGATACTGATCATCCCGATCATATATCTCTGGTTCGGCTTGTTGCCGCTCTACTTCACCAACGCTGCGGATTATATCTCCAATCAGGTGCCGTTGCTGACGGCCTATTTCCTTTTGATGCTCTGGATAACGCCGACGCGGTATTTGCCCGTCGTATCGAGTGCCGTCGGAGCTTTTTCGACGTTTCGGATGTTACCAACTGTCATTTCCAGTGTGGTGCGGCCCTTCGGCAAACCGTTCAGGGTAACCCCGAAGGGCAGCGGCAACGAAGCCATTGGATTTGATGGATACAGCTTTTCCTGGATAGCGGCGTTGATATTGGCGACGGCCGTCGGTCTTATCATCAATATTGTGCCTGAGACCTCCCATGTCGAGGCGCAGTTCTCTCCGATTGCGGCTTGCTGGTCGGGCATCAACATTCTTGTTCTCGCTATCGCGTCCTTGATCTGCTTTGAGAAACCGCGACGGCTCTTCAATGCGTTCAAACTCGATGAAGCGGTTCACGTGGATGGCGTTCCCGGACGCATGGTCAGTCTGGCACTTGACAAGGCAGTCGTTGCCGTGCCGACGGAGGCGCGCTTTGAATCTGCCGATGTCACGCTTTCGCTCGAAGGTTTTTCACCCTTCAAAACGGAACTAAGGATGGTCACTCAAAGACGAAGGAGCGTTGCTCGCCATGGCGACAAGGAGGCCTTCTACCTGCACCTCCATTTCGATCTTAGCGGGGCGGCCCGCGATAAAATGATCGTCAAGCTCTATACCGGCCGTTACTCCCAGGACGTTCGTGACATTGACAAAGTCGCTGTCTCTATCAACCTGCTGCTTAGGACGTTCGGTCGAACCCGGACGCTTTGA
- a CDS encoding SDR family NAD(P)-dependent oxidoreductase — MTHSKFDLSGRRALVTGASRGIGQAIAIALAEAGADVAITARAVEGLAETRERIEKSGSRSVTLAQDVRDIEACRSVTGAAAEALGGLDILVNNAGLENVRPSFDVDEALWESILETNLKGAFFCAQAAGRIMAEARGGAIVNLCSLTSYVGIPTAAPYGASKSGLLGVTRALATEWAAHNIRVNAIAPGYFRTAMTEVFYENEDWQSRMLAKIPQRRFGKESDIGGVAVFLCSDAAAYVTGHCIPVDGGYLASI; from the coding sequence ATGACCCATTCGAAATTTGATCTTTCTGGTCGCCGCGCCCTCGTCACCGGAGCAAGCCGCGGCATAGGTCAGGCAATCGCGATTGCATTGGCGGAGGCCGGTGCGGACGTGGCGATCACAGCGCGGGCGGTCGAGGGGCTGGCCGAAACCCGGGAACGGATCGAGAAGTCCGGCAGCCGGTCGGTGACGCTTGCCCAGGACGTGCGCGACATCGAGGCCTGCAGAAGCGTCACGGGAGCTGCGGCCGAGGCGCTGGGCGGCCTCGATATTCTTGTCAACAATGCCGGGCTCGAGAATGTTCGGCCGTCCTTCGACGTGGACGAGGCGCTTTGGGAATCGATCCTGGAGACCAATTTGAAGGGGGCGTTCTTCTGCGCTCAGGCGGCCGGCCGGATCATGGCGGAGGCACGCGGTGGAGCTATCGTCAATCTCTGCTCGTTGACCTCCTATGTCGGTATTCCGACGGCAGCGCCCTATGGCGCCTCGAAGTCAGGCCTTCTCGGCGTGACGCGGGCGCTGGCCACCGAATGGGCGGCGCACAACATCCGCGTCAACGCCATTGCGCCCGGCTATTTCCGCACGGCCATGACCGAGGTCTTCTACGAGAACGAGGACTGGCAGTCGCGCATGCTGGCCAAGATCCCGCAGCGCCGTTTTGGCAAGGAGAGCGACATCGGTGGCGTCGCGGTCTTCCTTTGCAGCGATGCTGCAGCTTACGTCACCGGTCACTGCATTCCAGTCGACGGCGGCTATCTCGCCTCGATCTGA
- a CDS encoding ABC transporter ATP-binding protein has translation MGVVAAELCPAGSTGQIAVSVKDVGMVFGDVHAVRNAVFDLPKGRFLTILGPSGSGKTTLLRMIAGFDQPTSGEIFINGQPVSAVPPHRRAIGMVFQKLALFPHMTAAENVAFPLKMRRHDARTIPEKVERYLDLVRLGGYGNRRINELSGGQQQRVAIARALVFEPDLLLLDEPLAALDRKLREEMQLEFRRIQKELGVTTINVTHDQREALVVSDEVIVMSGGEIQQKARPVDAYRAPCNAFVANFIGVTNFIDGKVVDLTSSRVVFEANGLRLTGVVADAALAAGLPCAAAVRAEQIRIAQKGGSLDGLETVVDGQVVDCIFEGERVVYEIRVPGLAGVLMRVFNHDPESHLQFGPGEEVRLGWNARDMHVFQK, from the coding sequence ATGGGCGTTGTTGCTGCTGAACTCTGTCCGGCTGGATCAACCGGTCAGATCGCCGTTTCCGTTAAGGATGTCGGCATGGTCTTCGGTGATGTCCATGCCGTCAGGAATGCCGTCTTCGACCTGCCGAAGGGACGGTTCTTGACCATTCTCGGCCCGTCCGGTTCCGGCAAGACGACTCTTCTGCGCATGATCGCCGGTTTCGACCAACCAACCAGCGGGGAAATCTTCATCAACGGTCAACCGGTCAGTGCTGTGCCGCCCCACAGGCGCGCGATCGGCATGGTGTTCCAAAAGCTCGCACTCTTCCCGCACATGACGGCGGCGGAGAACGTCGCCTTTCCGCTCAAGATGCGCCGCCACGATGCGCGCACGATCCCGGAAAAGGTCGAGCGCTATCTCGATCTCGTCCGACTGGGCGGCTATGGCAACAGGCGCATCAACGAGTTGTCCGGCGGACAGCAGCAGCGTGTCGCCATCGCCCGCGCCCTGGTGTTCGAGCCAGACCTGCTCCTGCTTGATGAACCGCTTGCCGCGCTCGACCGCAAGCTGCGCGAGGAGATGCAGCTAGAGTTCCGCCGCATCCAGAAGGAACTCGGGGTAACGACGATCAATGTCACCCATGACCAGCGCGAGGCCCTGGTGGTGTCCGACGAGGTCATCGTCATGAGCGGCGGCGAAATCCAGCAGAAAGCCCGTCCAGTCGACGCTTATCGCGCGCCGTGCAATGCCTTCGTCGCCAACTTCATCGGTGTCACCAATTTCATTGACGGCAAGGTCGTCGACCTGACTTCTTCACGCGTCGTGTTCGAAGCGAACGGCCTGCGCCTTACCGGCGTGGTTGCCGATGCCGCGCTTGCGGCAGGTTTGCCCTGCGCCGCTGCCGTTCGTGCCGAGCAGATCCGCATCGCACAAAAGGGCGGGAGCCTCGACGGTCTCGAAACGGTGGTGGACGGCCAGGTGGTCGACTGCATCTTTGAAGGCGAGCGCGTCGTCTACGAAATTCGGGTTCCGGGGCTGGCCGGCGTGCTGATGCGCGTCTTCAACCACGATCCCGAATCCCACTTGCAGTTCGGTCCTGGCGAAGAAGTTCGTCTCGGCTGGAATGCCAGAGATATGCATGTCTTTCAAAAATGA
- a CDS encoding ABC transporter substrate-binding protein, whose amino-acid sequence MSHEKFLSAQICRRTLLASMAAAGASAGLSTLGVSRAFAQEPEKPAEIIVRAWGGSWVDALKAGVSDSFTKMTGIAVRHDLTEDNEIQPKVWAAVAQKRVPPIHINWDTTTNATKSALRGVTEDLSDLPNLKNATDLAKPVGLGGYPIVNTYGYVYVLAYRPSAFPNGAPRSWKDLLDPKLKGRIALYNDGIGFHFPAQVAGGGKLEDIPGNMQPAWDFISKIKEQQPLLGEDPDFTTWFQKGEIDAACTISTNAREAKKNGIEIAWVVPEEGAKFDTDGLWIPKGLPENELYWAKQYINHALTKEAQQIWLDGLGLPGVVPGVNPPADLVGDPSYPTKEEDFKHLIRISSKVQVENESQWFAKFKEIMQG is encoded by the coding sequence ATGTCGCATGAAAAGTTCCTGTCCGCGCAGATCTGCCGCCGGACGCTGCTTGCGTCCATGGCCGCAGCCGGCGCCTCGGCCGGCCTTTCGACGCTCGGCGTCAGCCGCGCCTTTGCCCAGGAGCCGGAAAAGCCGGCCGAGATCATCGTTCGCGCCTGGGGTGGTAGCTGGGTCGATGCGCTCAAGGCCGGCGTGTCCGACAGCTTCACCAAGATGACCGGCATCGCTGTTCGCCACGACCTGACCGAGGACAACGAGATCCAGCCGAAGGTCTGGGCCGCTGTTGCCCAGAAGCGTGTCCCGCCGATCCACATCAACTGGGACACGACGACGAACGCGACCAAGTCGGCGCTGCGCGGGGTGACCGAGGACCTGTCGGACTTGCCGAACCTCAAGAACGCTACCGATCTTGCCAAGCCGGTCGGTCTCGGGGGCTATCCGATTGTCAACACATACGGCTATGTCTACGTGCTCGCCTATCGCCCGTCTGCCTTCCCGAACGGTGCGCCGAGGTCCTGGAAGGACCTGCTCGATCCCAAGCTCAAGGGTCGCATCGCGCTCTACAATGATGGCATCGGCTTCCATTTCCCGGCCCAGGTCGCTGGCGGCGGCAAGCTCGAGGACATTCCGGGCAACATGCAGCCGGCCTGGGACTTCATTTCCAAGATCAAGGAACAGCAGCCGCTGCTCGGCGAGGACCCGGATTTCACCACCTGGTTCCAGAAGGGCGAGATCGACGCCGCCTGCACCATCTCGACCAACGCGCGCGAAGCCAAGAAAAATGGCATTGAGATCGCGTGGGTCGTGCCGGAGGAAGGCGCCAAGTTCGATACTGACGGCCTGTGGATCCCAAAAGGCCTGCCGGAGAACGAGCTTTACTGGGCCAAGCAGTACATCAACCACGCCCTCACCAAGGAAGCCCAGCAGATCTGGCTCGACGGTCTCGGTCTGCCAGGCGTCGTCCCTGGCGTCAATCCGCCGGCCGATCTCGTGGGCGATCCGTCCTATCCGACTAAGGAAGAGGACTTCAAACATCTGATCCGCATCTCGTCCAAGGTGCAGGTCGAAAACGAGAGCCAGTGGTTCGCCAAGTTCAAGGAAATCATGCAGGGCTGA